A genomic stretch from Cellulomonas sp. KRMCY2 includes:
- a CDS encoding glycosyltransferase family 39 protein: MHTSPSVPPATPGDSPRTHLARKATLVGLVGAVLVALGTSGPSLWTDEAATISASTRSLGDLWRMAGTIDAVHTTYYLVMHAWTAAFGTSELALRSISAIAIGVAAAGTYVLATRLVSTRLGLWAAAVFLLLPRVTWMGIEARPFALATAAGVWATVVLSIALERRRTPWWTAYAALVATAVLLNLYLALLVLAHAVTVWLSRPQRTRVLVSWAVSAGAGLAVTAPMILVALGQRGQIGENSPGFVGLARNVVVNQWFLGETPTIFSRTLVIAQPALSWGSAWRPAAVALAAVTLALVGYVGYRALRRRPRPAPALELLRWACPWIVIPTVVLTAYALISSTYSPRYLAFASPAVAIVVAAALLFLRRTWVRTTTAVLLVVLAMPVVVSQRTENAKSGADWRQVARYIDDQAAPGDGIYFAPRHPSGNGEERLTTRGIAVAYPAPFRELVDLTIERTPAESGDLTGRSWPLSSAAHRIELVDRVWVVRRHDYPESARLADDALLTSAGFVRTDDWQGPLDEVVAFSRP; the protein is encoded by the coding sequence GTGCACACGTCCCCCTCCGTGCCCCCGGCCACGCCCGGCGACAGCCCTCGGACGCACCTCGCGCGGAAAGCGACGCTCGTCGGCCTCGTCGGTGCGGTGCTCGTCGCACTGGGCACGTCGGGCCCCTCGCTGTGGACCGACGAGGCCGCCACGATCTCGGCCTCGACCCGCAGCCTCGGCGACCTCTGGCGGATGGCCGGCACCATCGACGCGGTGCACACCACGTACTACCTGGTGATGCACGCCTGGACGGCGGCCTTCGGCACGAGCGAGCTCGCGCTCAGGTCGATCAGTGCGATCGCGATCGGCGTCGCCGCCGCCGGGACGTACGTTCTCGCGACGCGACTGGTCTCGACCCGCCTTGGCCTGTGGGCCGCCGCGGTCTTCCTGCTGCTGCCGCGGGTCACCTGGATGGGCATCGAGGCGAGGCCGTTCGCACTGGCAACGGCCGCTGGTGTGTGGGCGACAGTCGTCCTGAGCATCGCGCTCGAGCGGCGCAGGACGCCCTGGTGGACGGCGTACGCGGCACTCGTCGCCACGGCTGTCCTGCTCAACCTCTACCTGGCCCTGCTGGTCCTTGCCCATGCGGTGACCGTGTGGCTGTCGAGGCCGCAGCGAACTCGCGTCCTTGTCTCGTGGGCGGTGTCCGCGGGAGCAGGCCTCGCCGTGACAGCACCCATGATCCTGGTCGCGCTGGGGCAGCGGGGACAGATCGGGGAGAACTCTCCGGGGTTCGTCGGGCTCGCCCGGAACGTCGTCGTCAACCAGTGGTTCCTCGGCGAGACACCGACGATCTTCTCGCGGACGCTCGTCATCGCCCAACCCGCGCTGTCCTGGGGCTCGGCGTGGCGGCCCGCCGCGGTTGCGCTGGCCGCGGTGACACTGGCACTGGTGGGTTACGTGGGCTACCGCGCGTTGCGCCGTCGCCCACGCCCAGCGCCGGCCCTCGAGCTGCTGCGGTGGGCGTGCCCGTGGATCGTGATCCCCACAGTCGTCCTGACGGCCTACGCGCTCATCTCGAGCACCTACAGCCCCCGCTACCTCGCTTTCGCGTCACCCGCGGTCGCGATCGTCGTGGCCGCTGCACTCCTGTTCCTTCGCCGCACCTGGGTACGGACGACGACCGCGGTCCTGCTCGTGGTGCTGGCCATGCCCGTCGTGGTGTCGCAGCGGACGGAGAACGCCAAGAGCGGAGCGGACTGGCGCCAGGTCGCACGCTACATCGACGACCAGGCGGCGCCCGGCGACGGCATCTACTTCGCACCGCGCCACCCGAGCGGAAACGGTGAGGAGCGGCTGACGACACGTGGGATCGCCGTGGCCTACCCGGCCCCGTTCCGTGAACTCGTCGACCTGACCATCGAGCGGACGCCCGCCGAGTCCGGTGACCTCACGGGCCGCTCCTGGCCCCTGTCCTCCGCGGCGCACCGGATCGAGCTCGTGGATCGGGTCTGGGTGGTGCGCCGGCACGACTACCCCGAGTCTGCGCGGCTGGCCGACGACGCGCTTCTCACGTCGGCGGGCTTCGTGCGAACCGACGACTGGCAGGGACCGCTCGACGAGGTCGTCGCCTTCTCCCGACCCTGA
- a CDS encoding methyltransferase domain-containing protein has translation MMRRVVLAFSIRNRHRKAAKIATFLRDQGVQTSVFVGCSAGTNPNEAIVERAVADLTEVVAALDVHEVDVPWPFVLGDARELPFPDSYVDFVLANAVIEHVGKEPDQRRMVEEACRVGRSFVITTPNRWFPVESHTSVLFKHWSPRWRAGRREFTRLLSLREFRALVPDDAVVAGRPWSPTFMAFWSRPAAASGSDQGQKSVERPN, from the coding sequence ATGATGCGCAGGGTCGTCCTAGCCTTCAGCATCCGCAACCGCCACCGCAAGGCGGCCAAGATCGCCACGTTCCTCCGCGATCAGGGCGTGCAGACGTCCGTCTTCGTGGGGTGCAGCGCCGGAACCAACCCCAACGAGGCAATCGTCGAGAGGGCAGTCGCCGACCTGACCGAGGTCGTGGCCGCGCTCGACGTCCATGAGGTGGACGTACCGTGGCCGTTCGTCCTCGGCGACGCGCGCGAACTGCCGTTCCCCGACTCCTACGTCGACTTCGTCCTCGCCAACGCCGTCATCGAGCACGTTGGCAAGGAGCCCGACCAGCGCAGGATGGTCGAGGAGGCGTGCCGGGTCGGGCGCTCGTTCGTCATTACCACGCCCAACCGGTGGTTCCCGGTGGAGTCGCACACGTCCGTGCTGTTCAAGCACTGGTCGCCCCGGTGGCGCGCCGGTCGACGTGAGTTCACTCGGTTGCTGAGCCTGCGGGAGTTCCGCGCCCTCGTACCTGACGACGCGGTCGTCGCGGGGCGCCCATGGAGCCCGACGTTCATGGCGTTCTGGTCGCGGCCCGCTGCGGCGTCCGGGTCTGACCAGGGCCAGAAGTCCGTCGAGCGGCCGAACTGA